From Saimiri boliviensis isolate mSaiBol1 chromosome 19 unlocalized genomic scaffold, mSaiBol1.pri SUPER_19_unloc_1, whole genome shotgun sequence, one genomic window encodes:
- the LOC141583217 gene encoding phospholipid phosphatase 2-like, which translates to MASRICHRGGVARGALLPSAFPGSLAKHSELRRVSLGPPTCCEKSSSLLVGAGLEAKAGVGAPWPSWFENLTAPRPFSPSSLPVLRCSVSLVNTPYNRGFDCGDDSIRYPYRPGTITLGLMAGVTITATVILVSAGEAYLVLTDWLYSCSDFNNYVAAMYKVLGTFLFGAAVSQSLTDLAKYTIGHLHPSFLAICDPKWSWVNCSVYVQLESVCRGKAADVTEARWVWTSSLHSEGSGS; encoded by the exons atggcgTCGCGGATCTGTCACCGCGGGGGGGTGGCCAGGGGTGCGCTCCTCCCGAGcgcgtttcctggttctctggccaagcACTCTGAACTCCGAA gagtgtcgcttgggcctcccacgtgctgtgagaaaagctcttccttgttggtgggagcaggcctcgaggccaaggcgggtgtgggggccccatggcccagctggtttgagaacctcacagctcccaggcccttctccccctccagcctccctgtccttcgCTGTTCTGTGTCGCTGGTGAACACCCCGTATAACCGAGGATTTGactgtggggatgactccatccgGTACCCCTACCGTCCAGGcaccatcacccttgggctcATGGCCGGGGTCACCATCACAGCCACTGTCATTCTT gtctcggcaggagaagcctacctggtgctCACAGACTggctctattcctgctctgacttcaataattacgTGGCTGCCatgtacaaggtgctggggaccttcctcttcggggcggctgtgagccagtctctgacggacctggccaagtacacgatcggccacctgcaccccagcttcctggccatctgtgaccccaagtggagctgggtcaactgctcggtctatgtgcagctggagagcgtgtgcaggggaaaagCTGCTGACGTCACCGAGGCCAGGTGGGTGTGGACGAGCAGCCTTCACTCTgagggcagtgggagctga